The nucleotide sequence tccaagatttacTCAGTAAATAAGCAAtgtggactaaacacacgtccgaaCGAATCCTCACATGCTCCCTCTGTTTAAACTCTAATATtttcgtcaggctaagagttcaaatccattcaaatctaatcacaagcaataTAATCGGCTCGTAGTCAgctccaatggatccgtgctataGTGTTATCTAGTTCACATTGTTACAATCCAAAATCTTATCCAAAAAGCTAGTCTacaggtattatttgaattcttgatcatgtataagtacccaagatcaacCCAGTGAATAACCGAACTAAACACACGTTTGCACGAGTCTTCATAGATTTTGTAGAGGAGAAATCGTCCgtttaattttcaaaaaatccACAAAAAATTAGACTCGAACAAATTAAATCCAAGAGCTTTCGGCAGCAAGGAATGGTAGTGTTACgggggttccccgaatttagtcccacatcgaccgtGTAGCGGAAGGTCTGTGCCATAAGTAGAAGTCCAGAAGCTCCATACAATTACAAATGCTATATATCACTGATTGTAGAGACATAAAAACACAACAACAACTAGCAGTGCCAAACgaatctagattttctttggtttcatagttatgaattGTGATCGGAGGCTACCATTCTCTGTGATGTAAGTTTCCAGTGGCCTGCACTTGGAACGAGGCCTTAAATTATTATTTCATGTGCACTCACGTTGGCGTGCACCAGTTTGGTCTTCCAGGGTCCAGTCCTGGTCTTGCAACAAGGACCCTCTGCATCCAATAAATATTAACTTCTTTGTTTGTTCGTTGCATGTTTCTGCGCGAGGCCAGGCTGGGAAAGCCGAAGGTAAGTGGCTACCCTTCTGGCTTCAATGTCCTTGCCATGGTTGTCTGGTCCTTTGTTCAGAAAAgagtatattatatattaacaTATCCACAGCCTAGGCACATGGAGACTTGCTTAACTACGAGAATATTATAAGAGTTTTACATGCAAACTTGAATTAATGATGCCTTGTTGAATTTATAATTCTTTTGGTATTACTCGATGGGCATCTTAAGCTACAAGTTTATGGCTTTCATTGCTTGGTAGGTGTTGAATTGGATGAGGCTTATGCTATAGCTGATTATACTTAGACGGCCGCAATCTAAATCTTGTTAAATTTTGTGTGCAAATTCAAATACACTGATAACTCAAAAAGAACTGTTGTAAGCTCGCAAAAAATTGCATCTCTATctgaagagtttttttttaggTTCTAGCTCTCTATACTTAGCTTAACCTTCCAATGGAGAGTTAAATACATCACACTAGATGATATAGAGTATAGTTATTTGAGATTCAATTCGGTATAGAAGTTTCAATTTGCCTTGTCTTCATAATGCTGAAAATTATACTTATTAAGTCTTAAGTTAATAATGCTATaatttatatttgttttatttgcttataTGTTTACATGCTCTATTGGCTCAATAGCTTGCTAAATTgttatttcttttaattttagaaaaagtTACAGCGGCGCTTTTTCaacttttcttaaaatttttaattttttcaattAGACTTCAATATCTGATTTTTCGCTCCAAGGCGCTCCAACCATCCATCCAAGCTCCAACACCATTAACGACATATATGAAATGACTAgattattttagaaaatttaccatggaaaaaaatcaaatttgagGAGTTAGATGATTGCCACGTGATCTCCTTCCCTTCTCACCAAAAAACTAACCCCTCTTCTAATCCAGACGAGAAAAATATTATGTTTGGACTCATATCACGTGACAATTATGTGTTTATGGATAATCTATTCTCGATTAATTTCAATCAattgatttaccaaaaaaacaaaaataacgaACCCAAGCATCTGGACTAGAGCGGGCAAAAGAATAACATACTCAAAAATTGAGAATTGGTCATTAACCAGATTTTGAGATCAcaatcatctctctctctctctctgcttaagtgtattttttttttttggttaaaaatgggttttcatacaatacgtgtacgaatacacccaataaagtcaaaaaatactaactcacggagagccagtggtagctccccctcccccacccaaagggtgtatcctgaatgatgagccgcgaaggcagccacccaatcggctgccccattggcttctctaaatacatgcttggcctgaatgGCCACCCCAACCCCACACGTCATCCCTATGTCCCGAACCAAGGGGTGGTCTGTGCCCTCACCCCTCAGCCCCTTCTGAATCCAACTGATAACTGtggctgagtcgccctccaaaaCAATCGAGCCAGCCTGTAAAGCCTGCCTCGCATATCGAAGacccgcccaggcagctcgtAACTCTGCCCCGGGGACCGACGTGCCGAACAACTGACAGCCACCTGCTGCCACCACTCTGGAGTGCGGGTCCCGTATCACAAAGCCCGCACCACCTCGCGCGCCTCCATCCAGAACCgatccatcgaagttgaccttgagaaaactcgggggtgggggttcccaggtgaagaacaccatctgagaagctgccgaagcagaaagagaaccccaggtgtcccgagctatcagagGTCCATCTGAAGAAGATATGATCTCCAATGCCTGTACGCGCGCTAGCTCCACCAcgaacctcggtgacaccctgcgctcaccgagggtacgagcgttccttgccagccagatctgatgtgCTGTGCAGGTCGCTCGAATAGCCTCCTGACATGTCCGAGGGCGGACCAACCACTGCTGCATCATCTGTAAAAACTGAGGCCTCCCATGCCAGACCTCCTGCGGGAACCCTGCCCACTGCCATGCCGACCTCGCCCACGTACACTGGAAAAGCACGTGGTCGACCGACTCCTCAACACTGCATGTCCCGCACTCCGCAGGGATCTCCCATCCTCGCCTACTCAGCGCTGCTCTCGTCGGGAGACGgtcccatgccaccttccatagGAAGAGTGCAGCCCTCGGGTGAAGCCCTGACCTCCAGATCCAAGTGTAGTCCTGCCCTGGCTCATGCTCCTGCTGGATAACACCGGCGAGATCTCCCAGTCGGACCCTGGATCGACATGAGGTGTCCCAAACCCTAACATCAGGCCCCCCACAACTGGCACCGGAAGAGACCGGATCCTCTCAGCTAGGTGTCCTCCGAATAGCTGACGTAACCTGGCATCATCCCATGCTGACTCTCCTGGGGCCAGAAGATCAAAAACCCGCAGTCCCTCCGCAGCCGCAGCATCGATCATGGTCGGCCAGCACCTCAGTGGGACAGTGTCCACCCATGGGTCCGCAGTCACATCAATACTCCGCCCATCGCCGACTATCCACCTGGTGTTTGCCGACACCGTCGGcacatacctcccaatctcacaCCACATGAAGGAGACTCGCCGCCCACTCCATGCCACCTCTGAGCCGTCGCGTCCATATCTggctgccatcacctgactccacagCCCGTGTGGCTCTAGCAGGAACCGAGCTGCATGCCGAGCAATGAAAGCCTCGCGACGCTCCAGCAGGGACTGCACCCCGAGACCGCCCTCACTGGTAGGCCGGCAAACGTGCTCCCAGGCTACCAGATGCACCCCGCGGCCTCCGCCATGTGACCCCCACAGGAAGCATCGCAACAGTCGCTCGATCCTCAGTAAGGTCGTCTTCGGAACcacagtgttggccatgagataaACTGGCATGGACCCCAACACTGATCTGATCAAAGTCAGTCTCCCCATCATAGATAGGGAAACTACTCTCCATCCCTCCAACCTGCTCTCTACCCGCTGCACCAGGCTGGAGCACTCTGCCACTCGTAATCTGCGGCCTGTGATGGGAACTCCCAGGTAGGTCAATGTCTCCTCCTGCTCAGGAATCTGCAGAATCCCACGAATCTCCTGTCTGACCCTGCTCTCCGTACTCGGACTGAAGCGGACAGCTGACTTTTGGAAGTTAACTCTCTGGCCCGACGCCATACAGTAATCTGCTACCACCCTACGGAGGACCCGTGCATCAGAAACCCGCGCCCTGGCCCCCGGGGCGGGAACATAGGCCTCCAGCTCCCTACGGGCACACACCCTCTGCAAATCACGAGACAAAATGTCAGCACAAAGAATAAACAAATAAGGAGATAAAGGGCATCCCTGACGCAGCCCCATGGTAGActcaaagaaaggagaaggtgtGCCATTGACCAAAATCGAAAATTTTGGCCCCCTGACACACCCCAGGACCCAACCGATCCACTGCCTATGGAATCCGTACGCCTCCAGTGCCTGCTGAAGAAATCTCCATCTGATCCTGTCATAAGCTCTCTCCATATCCAGTTTAATAGCCATCAGGCTATGTCGCTTCGATGCTCGCTGAaggtcccacatcatctcctgggCCAGCAGAACATTATGGGAAATGTTTCTGCCAGCTATAAACGCCCCCTGCTCCTGACTGATGATGCCAGGCAGAAGGGGCTTCATCCTTCGAACCATAATTCTGGCCACTACCTTATACAAGGTTGTACACAAACTAATGGGTCTGAAGTGGCAGGGCTCCGCCGCCTCCTGACGCTTCGGAATGAGCGTGATGAAGGTAGCCTTCCAATCTCCCGGCATCACCGCCTGGGAGAAGAAGCACTGAATGGCCTCTACCACCGCTGTCTGAATAATACCCCAATATCGTCGAAAGAAGAACGGGGGGAACCCATCTGGTCCCGGAGCCTTGTCTGGAGCCAAAGCCCAGACTGCCTCCTGTACCTCCTGTGCCGACACCGGTCGGACCAGGGCTGCGTTCTCATCATCCTCGATCCTCACATCCACCCtcggaggagggagggggttactGTCGTCGGACTTCTCCTCCTCCGTCCATCTGGTGCGAAAGAAATCCAACAAGATCTGACGAATGGAGGGCTCACCTTCCACCCGATGTCCAGACCTATCTCGCAGCGAGTGGATCGTGCTCCGCTGCCTCCGAATAATCGTAGTCCGGTGGAAGAAATTAGTATTGCGGTCACCCTCACGCACCCACTGGACTCGAGATTTCTGTCGCCAGAAGATTTCGTGCTATCGTAGAAGAGAGTGGTGAGTCGCACTGCTTACGTGTATTGCATAAACAAATAAAGGAAGCGAACCTATGTCGGCAGCTCTTTACTCTTCACGAAGTATGAAGTCTCGCATTCACGACGAGTCACTAATATCCAATGACTAATGACAACTGGTTTTCCTCTGTCATGTACCTTTCTCAAGACTAAACAATCAATATAAAAATGATCCCATTTTTTAAATCTTGCACCGTAACGTTCCAGCGACATGAATGCTTCCGCTTCCTTGAAGCTAAACAAAAGATGGGGTCAGGAGAGGGGCAAAAACATTACACAATAACCAAGCAAAGAGCAAAAGCTTACTCTCCTTCGGCCTCATCTGGATTAATTCTTCCCCAAGTCTCATTCTCTAAGCAGAGCGAAGAGGAGGTTTACTTCAGGTTGGCAGTCACCTGAGCTACAGTTCTCATGCCGAAGTGCACCTCCTTTTGTTCATAAAAATACAAACACCCTGTACTAACGCCGATCTTTTAGGCCTGGCGCGCAGGGACTCGCATTCCAGTGCACCGACTCCATCGCTTGTAGGAGACTCGCATAAGACCTCCCCAAGGTCCCCACCACACGAACGGAAACTCCGAGGCTGCTTCCCTTCTGGCTTTTCCTAGTCCAAGAACGAGAGACGTCGAGAGCAATTAATATAGGCCAAAATGGAGCTATCTAGAACGAGACAAGTGGTTCTCGGAGCTTGCTTGGGCTGCAGTGCGTTTCTCCTTGCTTTCAAGCTTTTCCTCACCATCCTCTTAGATGCCAGCCCATAGGCCACTGCACCAAGTCCCACCTGCCACTCCCTTTGGCTCCTATAAATACCCACCCTTTCCCTCACCAAAACACAAGTCAAGTTCTGGTATTCTACTCCACTCTAGCTACAGACAATCTCATCTCCAAACATCTCCCAGTTCGCCCTTCTTTTTAAGTCTTGTAGAAAGATGAAGGTCCTCACTGCTGCATTGGCCCTTTTGCTGCTCATTCTATCATCCTCTTATCTCCAAGCTGTGCATGCCATGGCCGGCTCAGGTAACAATATCAGAACTCCTAGTGCCAagctcacaaaaaaaaaaaaaaaaaactcccttCACCTTATAAACCTTTCAATCTTTGGCAAGAGTCACTGCATTTTGATAGGTGGGTGCCACCCCACCAGCAAGTCAtgcttctttccaaaatgaGAGTTTGTTCTTCATAAACTATTTTGTTGTAGCATTTTTTTGGGTCTGGTTTTGATGTTTGATTGGGTTGATGGGGTGGTTTGGTTTTGTTTTTGTGGCAGCTTTTTGCGACTCCAAGTGCAAAGTGAGGTGTGCCAAGGCCGGGGTGATGGACCGCTGCCTCCACTACTGCGGGGTGTGCTGCGAGGAGTGCAAGTGCGTGCCCTCTGGGACTTATGGAAACAAGGATGAGTGCCCCTGCTACAGAGACAAGGTCACCAAAAATGACAAGAAGAAGCCCAAGTGTCCTTGAGTCTTAATGAGCTTAAATGCTACTTAGTAGAATCCTATTGGCAAACTTATAATCATAAATTGGTGGTCCGGGTCCTGTAATGTTATTGGTAATAAAGTATGGTAGCAGTATGCAAATCGCTTTAGAAGAGAGTATGTTGGGTTTCATTGAAATAAATAATGGAAAGTAAAGAGAGAGCCAACATGATATGCGACCAAGGGAAGTGTGGAGCTCTCTCTTCCTATGTGTTTTGCTCCATGGTACGTTTCCTTCTTGGAATGGTGTTGTGGAGATCATCTTGTTAATTGTATGGCCAATTGGATTCTTATATATAGaccagatctctctctctctctctctctctctctctctctctccctctccctctctccctctaaaaagatgGTGAGAATACCAACAAAATTCTCCCAATCTTCTTCACCTAAATTacttcattttatttctttagatcaCTATATTTAAATTAGTCAATTTAGCATTATGAAGTACTGGAATGATAAAGCTTAGTGGAGAGTGAACGGTGCCATTTGGTGTAGTGACGATAGAAGAGACAAATGGCAAACATACGTTATGTATGAATTATTTTGTCCACAAGTCGaatgtaaatattatattacacaAAAAGCATCTATAAAATCAAAACtgtaagaaaaatatgaaatgatactaaaagaaaaaaaaaaaaagctaatatCAAAATCAATGGATGACTATTTGAACATATTAGAGGTTACGTCTTTGATAATAACTATTGGTCAGGATGAGATAGAATTTCCTATGCAGATCGTATGTGGCATATAAGTTACTAAATATCTAAGGCATGCTAAACCCATACGAGATTGACCTAGTCGTTTAGGTCACTGGTTAGACCGAgtttgcattaaaatattaaaaataaaaaattattaaaataaaaatatataatatattaataaaactTTACATTAAATACCATTATTACTCTTTAATTATagcacaaataaaataattatgcgTTATATATTTTCAAGATCTCGTAAGAAAAATCATATATAAGTGTAGGAACCCATAGGAGTTattgatattttaaatatttttaaaaataaagttttgaaaaaattgatatttatataaaatcaaaatttattctaattttatttttgaattaatttaatatgttattattaatatttgatTATAATAGATAAACTTATTTACTATTATTCtattacaattttatttttatctataattttgttatatttattattattattatattactataaatATAACTATATGCGTATATATTTAgaattgaattgatttaattaaattataaatattttcatattgaaTGAATATTTCATACTGAATAAATAATTTGAATCAATATTGAAATATTAACAAATTTTTTCCTCAATTTGAATTCATATGTACAACTCCTATGATaactgttgttgaaagaaaaatcaaagacTTTTGGGCTTTTCTCATGGATAGGTTATATTAATATAGAATAAAAcaaagtatatttattttttcttttctatcaaagaaaaaagcaattatttttataaaaatagcgaacaaaatataaaatacccTAATATACATCAACTTGTTATCTAGTTAtctgaaattatatgaataAGGAAAGTAAACTATTAATGTAAAGTGCTAAGCATGGTTGAGTAGTTCTTCTGTCTTCGGTTGTAGAATGCCTGCCGCAAGCTCttcatatttttggaaaaaCTAGAGGAGGCCTGAAAGCAAGCCCCTAAGCTCGTAGAACCAGCAGGTTATATAAAAGgtattttgcatgtatacccctaAAAATGTGATCTTTCATATTCACTTCTTGAAAATCACTAATTTGGCATTTATACTTTTCAATTCACCATATTTTAGCAGTGTTCTCTCTCTGATTATATTTTCAGCTAACGATTGTTCACAATTATccatttttaatataaaatgaCACTAGTTTTCATtaatacattaaaaaaaattaatattagatTTGCATTAGAAAGAGTTATTGTtgcataattttatatttaaaacaaTTATTTCAACCATAAGCCAACAATCTAACGGAAAGGATATTATTGTGAAAACAGGATAAATTCAAGAGTATATATACAAATAATGATTTTCGCATAGTAAATGTgcaacctatatatatatatatatatatatatatatatttgtagggTAAGAGCATGCTAAACCCTTTTATGTGAACGTAAGCTGAAAAGTGGACCATCGCCATATGAAAATTGGAATCAAACTCCTGAGCTCTCATCTAAGAGATGAGAGGTAATACTGTCCCAGCTAACACCCAGTAGTGACACAAGCTCATCATAACAGCTGAGAAAAAGTTTGCTCACCTCAAGCCCTAAATCCATTGTAAAACATCCTATTATACGTTAGATTCCCATATCCATTATTATACTTTCTCAGTTACACTTTTTTAACAaaactatcaaaaaaaaaatgttttgtaTCACCAGCCCGGTAACAGTTCTTGGTCTTCACTACTGCATGGTTTTCCAACTCAGACGCACCCCTTTACAATGAGTCACTGACTTCGTATCCGTGGGTGAGCTTGTATTCCAAATAGGCTGAGGGCCAAACTCCTTCGACCAGCAACAAACTTCAGTATAATCACACGAGCCATTCAAGTTGACAATATTGTTCGTAAAGAATCAatacaatatttgcttcattcaATAGCTATAATTTATAATAGTTGGAGTCAAAGTTcgtcgtctcggtaccggactctATACCTGTGCCAAACTAGCACAGCATTGATACAGTACatggtacgaaatttttttggcatattgAACCGGTACAGTATAGTATACTCTATACCGTTTGATTTGAACCGACACAGCCATAACATCCGCCGGCTTGTATATTCCTGGCCCTCTGAATTTATATCTCCAGAAGTACCATAGAAGATAGATATTACGAGACTTTAAGTAATCAATGTAATGGCGTCAATTTTATAAATATCCTCCGTCTCAACAATTCGCAAAACAAAGCTATACATAGATGATGGATGGAATTTCAAATGAACCAAGAAGGAAGAGGATATCTAGAAATTAAGGGAGGTTGGTTTCTATGAAAAAGGTCAGGGAGAAAAAGATATACAAATCTCATTCCCCATCTTCCACTAGATCTTTCAACAAATATACCCCAATGTCATTCCATGTCTTCTACTATATCTTTCATCATAGAGTCCATGACTACAAGGCTAGGGAGGTGGACGTGATGTTATACATGAGCGTACAAGGATGGCTACACAAGGCAATTGTATGACTAAATTAAGCACCTTTTTAAAATGCTAATTTTTGTgctttggttgcccaacttagctCATTTGTGAAGGATAGTGTATCGAGAGACTCTAATATCTTTATAGGCACTTTGGAGTAAGAGTGTCGGTCGATGAGAGATAGGTATGTTTAATTTGTTGTTAATGTTGGGCAAAGTGGATGTATTTGTTACCCCATGCCGCACATTAAGCAAGaaatgtgaaacaaataaaCTATGAATCTTTGTGAATACTGCAAAGTTGTATTCTTCTTTGCATCCAATTACTTAGTTCAAGATCCATTCAGAACTTGTTCTTTCTCttagggaagaaggagagattCCA is from Phoenix dactylifera cultivar Barhee BC4 chromosome 6, palm_55x_up_171113_PBpolish2nd_filt_p, whole genome shotgun sequence and encodes:
- the LOC120111082 gene encoding peamaclein-like, which gives rise to MKVLTAALALLLLILSSSYLQAVHAMAGSAFCDSKCKVRCAKAGVMDRCLHYCGVCCEECKCVPSGTYGNKDECPCYRDKVTKNDKKKPKCP